The following DNA comes from Nitrogeniibacter aestuarii.
GCCGCCGCGCTCAGGAAGACGTCGAAAAGGCGCACAAGTACGCAGGCGAGAAATTCGCTCAGGCCATGCTGCCAGTCAAGGACAGCCTGGAAGCAGCGCTGTCTGCCGAAAACTCCACCTTCGAAAACCTGCGCGACGGCGTCGAGATCACCCTCAAGCAACTGGTGTCCGCCTTTGAGAGCACCGGCGTGGCTGCGGTTGATCCGGTGGGCGAGAAGTTCGACCCCAACCTGCATCAGGCCATCAGCGCCCAGCCCCACGACGGGGAGCCGAACACGGTCCTGACCGTACTGCAGAAGGGCTACACGCTGCATGGTCGCGTCATTCGCCCGGCATTGGTCATCGTATCGGCCGCCAAGGCTTGAAAAGGCCCAGGCAAGCCCCACATTGGAATCAGACGCAGGCCGGCGGATCGGCCAGCCTAAGAAAATTGAGATAAAGGAATCATCATGGGAAAAATCATTGGTATCGATCTGGGCACCACCAACTCCTGCGTGTCCGTGATGGAAGGTGGTAAGGCCAAGGTCATCGAAAACGCCGAAGGCGCCCGTACCACCCCGTCCGTGGTCGCCTACGCCGAAGACGGCGAGATCCTGGTCGGCGCGCCGGCCAAGCGTCAGGCAGTGACCAACGCACAGAACACCCTGTTCGCGGTCAAGCGCCTGATCGGCCGTCGCTTTGAAGAAAAAGAAGTCC
Coding sequences within:
- the grpE gene encoding nucleotide exchange factor GrpE translates to MQENNPTPDQALNAQEADHADKAAEQTTAEGHIDTMPSLEEAVRTAELKAQEHHDAWLRAKAETENLRRRAQEDVEKAHKYAGEKFAQAMLPVKDSLEAALSAENSTFENLRDGVEITLKQLVSAFESTGVAAVDPVGEKFDPNLHQAISAQPHDGEPNTVLTVLQKGYTLHGRVIRPALVIVSAAKA